One window from the genome of Yamadazyma tenuis chromosome 7, complete sequence encodes:
- a CDS encoding uncharacterized protein (EggNog:ENOG503PWVW), giving the protein MRLFTFLFALILACGISVQAAPTTVDSGLSVREITMVQESVANINDYVKKRDGLAAEEKSKRESQIVTDVLTAIKDTNLAVPILEYVINDSTLEPIAVNTISYLIKNDYINIDTLLKALNDSGLAVSVIQDLISDCNFYAEIYSLALGYISDLADKIGDYIKGLFRREYMMVEITPKMAPLQRRASEEEILTSLMESLKDSGLANQVVEALVVDPAFYSFGADLIKKLIEDNDISLSSLVADLLDSGLIPSLIKAFLNLGTFDTIITNALAAAFGKCDGSSVTSAITSATTVASITTTPISDIPLPTGSTGVCRKKKRSYVH; this is encoded by the coding sequence ATGAGACTTTTCACATTCTTATTTGCTTTGATATTAGCTTGTGGTATAAGCGTGCAAGCTGCCCCCACAACTGTGGACTCAGGTTTGTCGGTCAGGGAAATCACCATGGTGCAAGAGTCTGTTGCCAACATTAACGACTATGTGAAAAAGAGAGACGGTTTGGCTGCCGAagaaaagtccaagagAGAAAGTCAAATTGTTACGGATGTTTTGACTGCCATTAAGGACACTAACTTGGCGGTTCCAATCCTCGAGTACGTGATCAACGACTCTACTTTGGAACCAATTGCTGTTAACACCATTTCttacttgatcaagaacgaTTACATTAACATCGACACTTTATTGAAGGCTTTGAACGACTCTGGTTTGGCTGTAAGTGTGATTCAAGACTTGATCAGTGACTGTAACTTCTATGCTGAAATTTACAGTTTGGCCTTGGGTTACATTAGTGACTTGGCTGACAAGATTGGTGATTACATTAAGGGTCTTTTCAGAAGAGAATACATGATGGTTGAGATTACTCCAAAGATGGCCcctcttcaaagaagagcatccgaagaagaaatcttGACGAGTTTGATGGAATCTTTGAAGGACTCTGGTTTGGCTAACCAAGTTGTCGAAGCATTGGTTGTTGATCCTGCCTTCTACTCATTTGGTGCCGATTTaatcaagaagttgattgaagacaatgacatttctctttcttctttggtggccGATTTATTGGACTCTGGGTTGATTCCatccttgatcaaggcTTTCTTGAACCTTGGTACTTTCGACACTATTATCACTAATGCTTTGGCTGCAGCTTTCGGAAAGTGTGACGGTTCTAGTGTTACTTCTGCTATCACTAGTGCCACCACCGTGGCTTCTATTACCACCACTCCTATCAGCGACATTCCACTTCCTACTGGAAGCACTGGTGTGTgcagaaagaagaagagatctTATGTTCACTAA
- a CDS encoding uncharacterized protein (COG:S; EggNog:ENOG503NUKM) — protein sequence MSNVLYWALSILLVLYLAVLFAINRFPNITIKSLGFFSLRGIIIETPHKIIRIKRLRLRVNFFRGKDSPLKLFNLEVFGAEVKVLCNDKPNVVNEKLAKQAPFDLEKFLKLTLSKRIYEIIFYYSLLNQVHVLFYRCSVHHEEVDKNVRLHIDYAKLENTLRYDGHNSLTLLVFNGFLHELEDHDRIQIFRNVEVILGCDAIFNCSMNQADVMEASLTNFSLVVSLGKAHVPLDHVNFAPKVKGKDSQHHPISKEQIHILRQFWKIFSEARLSLEEFTLSSGPCLLQVATFQASLTHDFTEEVGKNPIAGFNIHVTSLKLFEAETKCFELPAVACNFEANPFGLLEGIENSHHEELIKEVCSSSDIKFNLTVTNPTVDLYHDQLIMLQIRNRTKQRKPQMTKVNFMNFLLALHKVSTKIVIVDTKIIIHLPAFGSNEFHREAKSNLILKYTVDSLVQRFVTTDLSKSLLEGKESKQQLFGLFKIKNFKANLLDNVINVSKCNLLAVYNINERDVSLKMNCKRLRMKSINSAIFHLVRDRRTKRIILDNQLYNDLMLVSKENNPSKCAAVDDGLYYELFEMLPPIINHLKVEVNEVHADMICKDGLPSQIYTDPATQQQYDLKDYGRGVSLKLNHASLKYKKDSEEVFFKVSELNCFTLSELDLDYVLDFDIVSAYSNGKDDFSDVSSLESIALAATEEDELRKVKQVFKISEVEINNISNKQRDKNRLSVRIPEIEGRVDIFFAWCSIYAISLIKAFKPTVERVCSKEKIKSMMGVTDKKLKLDIFVQVIAIVTRLANSVDVLTEFDTLLVRDALESKSLEFKYARCYLVHPTTKLWARFLTIKNSFVAVNAVIENEDAFEVACKGIRLNIPHGFLFYSVIDNVVTFGKAIKQISNNFKNFSKGVMDFGVLPQEARGAFHVPTVNIKTDNFAMTLENDPFENELSYILELGKVEQNLRTKKYQFFEKQAKVIMDNTLDSKIGLHFTDSPLSTNNVATNSKKQATPINLDSEISRSNTNDTHLLSDEEAKKRIEEALYILERELSTSWYYKFKKFRATKIQNWSKRLERGWGVEKVNDKITDKFDIMNYLPGPLLMGLIFKSLDLTVSKSTIPDLDKFLFEYGKGQPKLDYSILLPVHLLLKSAAVFAFLKDYSLPLLSFPANDDSTKPAFQLQGNMVINEKLVHRKEEMRQIWVPFSPPMAPKVNEDSFYFVSVTRTLTPVKFMVDLNCDIDTERAAMISWCKSYQGALSAAMSAVDNFTKPKIDDSPLGWWDKTALTLHGQMVFNIPNELCFHMKSSTNPYEMTGRNAGFVFCWKNNVVLKIDGVHSSKELITLNSDVFLLAVPNYSMAEKRSWSLFYDEVTEAVPDIESESKKFQKKVMSLSSDERVQWTLGLLFEGNQNHSSNLSDKEKRTNTFIPHYDVVVTGPNFDWHPDSYKGYRSEYIHLAISVKSVSRKGNSSNRIHLTPLTINYFLYWWHTITEAISLPIRQGPLFDDQLDETGQGNSSAKTSTHLFTVKYQLIFEPLTVSHMLMHSSGEKGNQVAFSGIKGKVGRCILDLHQRKEVLTYVNNKLDIKNQILHLKMNQAEIMFKEADVRIVNAIFPDRSMQSQLDRYLFGTSDSSSGDTSNDNSAQSSGQFLNWVSGLDIQGEDFSWLDQEDFTELEIREVLSPYPKVTILPFFFTPNFTYVREFSLQEEGPYPFGKEDSHNCELGNETPADTQGRLLSNRLDGIRSEIDINEDLLANLKGTEHQGEIDAAVADQILTIQKTIDEYKEKQDLVESLYERITGKIAPGEVSHDESSALSVSRYDSRQLSIYSSHKSYDEMKDVELLNKQASEFHNRFIIHNLQLKWGNKVRDLFMDYMQYGSEKKSEAYFMSKRAVDLVESVINTVPEAFKPTKEQDEFCTARLECEDVINAFDDYLEDIDSETQEAEYKFLVKLVSPQIQLISQKDPESTALVVSKDLELRIMSVNLKGVNKLINADNEISGTIETRYGGLFNEFSVYVFNKKDVVISHPNVPYGYVDSQLAVSWPPWVEYENIHEDCWMDKNLVAERTSMVLSFKKPNYLYIDTTSVPEKNEIQVHVAKFVLKANSQQYSTIYYIITDLLVSGKNEKSSLMNKLDKVVSVSDDDDFIGLDERVKTLQSTIREFHSILLKIDGKSLKLNELESAQLHQLELELEKRKLELSMIMRGLKLRNVKSSNKRASRAWLISIDQIIWHFLDSKNAPLIDLALAKSSFSRLDSVDGSNKNKVQVGIIQGFNLQESAVYPELLSPINSGKYQDSANPLILMTWKMLNPVGGIPIMQQAKLSIQPLKIQLDYTTAKLLFEYVFPKSDSPTSNNTPRPRNSIVRRQTSSDLSSFDMSMDKIERPKNIFRHFNKKGSPSSSTEDDSSSISSRSHSISTRFSSTEDLSLTNNTDNKPTTKEPGKKKDAEEGDDISLIVSRSSKFISIVDLEVEQFKLHISFKAPKHLNIIDVHNLMLNIPNIRYQNKTWSGEDFILRLRKDITRIILQHTGQIIGNKFKIRKRKLLKEPLKQISNYASFLSVQDLQNNGNNAGDRQTSTRNPHIHHHRHHLADHSQGEDSMSSQGSTSHHDGGISFENLLQEIIDEEEEGEDDDTTSDRNVSTN from the coding sequence ATGTCGAATGTGCTATATTGGGCTTTGTCCATATTATTAGTCTTGTACCTTGCGGTACTATTTGCTATCAATAGATTCCCTAATATCACCATCAAATCACTTGGGTTTTTCTCTCTTCGAGGAATAATCATAGAGACTCCTCATAAGATCATCAGAATTAAGAGACTAAGATTAAGGGTTAATTTTTTCCGAGGGAAGGATTCTCCATTGaagctcttcaacttggaggTTTTTGGTGCCGAAGTCAAAGTTCTTTGTAACGATAAGCCTAATGTTGTGAATGAGAAATTGGCTAAACAAGCACcatttgatcttgaaaagttcttgaaattgaccTTGCTGAAACGTATATACGAGATTATCTTCTACTACCTGCTCCttaatcaagttcatgttCTTTTTTACAGGTGCTCAGTGCATCATGAAGAGGTTGATAAGAATGTTAGATTGCATATCGATTATGCTAAACTTGAGAACACCTTGAGGTATGACGGTCATAACTCATTGACATTATTAGTCTTCAACGGATTCTTACATGAGCTCGAGGATCATGATAGGATCCAGATCTTTAGGAATGTGGAAGTCATTTTGGGCTGTGATGCTATTTTCAATTGCCTGATGAATCAAGCTGATGTAATGGAAGCATCTTTAACGAATTTTTCGTTGGTGGTTTCGCTTGGTAAGGCACATGTACCACTAGACCATGTGAATTTCGCTCCCAAGGTGAAGGGTAAGGATTCGCAACATCACCCAATCAGTAAGGAACAAATCCATATACTAAGACagttttggaaaatatTCAGTGAAGCAAGATTATCATTAGAAGAATTCACGCTTTCGCTGGGGCCTTGCTTGTTGCAAGTTGCCACTTTCCAAGCGTCATTGACTCATGACTTTACTGAGGAGGTAGGGAAGAATCCTATAGCTGGGTTTAATATTCATGTTACTTCGTTGAAGCTATTTGAAGCCGAAACCAAATGCTTCGAATTGCCTGCTGTTGCTTGTAATTTCGAGGCCAACCCATTTGGCCTTCTCGAAGGAATTGAAAACTCTCACcatgaagaattgatcaaagaagtgTGTTCTTCACTGGATATCAAGTTTAACTTGACAGTCACCAATCCTACGGTTGACCTTTACCATGATCAGCTTATAATGCTTCAAATACGAAACAGAACCAAGCAGAGAAAACCACAGATGACCAAGGTTAACTTCATGAACTTTCTTCTTGCCTTACATAAGGTCTCTACCAAGATTGTTATTGTCGATACCAAAATCATAATTCATCTCCCGGCGTTTGGACTGAATGAATTCCATAGAGAGGCAAAGCTGAATCTTATATTGAAGTATACAGTGGATTCGCTAGTGCAGAGGTTCGTCACAACAGACTTGTCCAAGCTGTTGTTGGAAGGCAAAGAGTCTAAGCAGCAACTTTTTGGgttgttcaaaatcaagaacttcaaggcCAATTTATTGGACAATGTCATCAACGTGTCAAAGTGTAATCTCCTTGCTGTATACAACATAAATGAAAGGGACGtgtcattgaagatgaactGCAAGCGGTTGAGAATGAAATCTATTAATAGTGCCATTTTCCATCTTGTGAGAGATAGGCGAACCAAGAGAATCATTTTGGACAATCAGTTATACAACGACCTTATGCTTGTACTGAAGGAGAATAACCCTTCAAAATGCGCTGCGGTAGATGATGGCCTATACTATGAACTTTTTGAGATGCTTCCTCCTATTATTAATCATTTAAAGGTTGAAGTGAACGAAGTTCATGCTGACATGATCTGTAAAGATGGGTTACCTCTGCAAATTTATACAGATCCTGCCacccaacaacaatacGACTTGAAAGACTACGGAAGAGGTGTatcgttgaagttgaaccatGCTTCATTAAAATACAAGAAGGATAGCGAAGAAgtgttcttcaaagtttcAGAGCTCAACTGTTTCACTCTTAGTGAGCTTGATTTGGATTATGTGTTAGATTTTGACATTGTTTCAGCGTACTCTAATGGTAAGGATGATTTCAGTGATGTATCCAGTTTAGAGTCCATTGCGTTAGCAgcaacagaagaagatgagttgaGGAAAGTAAAGCAGgttttcaagatttctGAAgtcgaaatcaacaacataTCAAACAAGCAAAGGGACAAGAACAGGCTCTCAGTGAGAATTCCTGAAATCGAAGGTAGAGTGGATATATTCTTTGCTTGGTGTTCCATTTACGCTATCAGTTTAATCAAGGCATTCAAGCCAACGGTTGAAAGAGTGTGTTCCAAggagaagatcaagtctATGATGGGAGTCACagacaagaagttgaaattAGACATTTTCGTTCAGGTGATAGCCATTGTGACCAGACTTGCAAACCTGGTGGATGTTCTCACTGAGTTTGATACTCTCCTTGTACGTGATGCTTTAGAAAGCAAATCCTTAGAGTTCAAGTACGCTAGATGCTACCTCGTACATCCAACAACCAAACTTTGGGCTAGATTCTTGACCATAAAGAATTCTTTTGTGGCAGTGAATGCTGTCATCGAGAACGAAGATGCTTTCGAAGTCGCCTGTAAAGGTATTAGGCTCAACATTCCACATGGGTTCCTTTTCTATTCTGTGATTGATAATGTCGTAACCTTTGGGAAGGCCATCAAGCAAATTAGTaacaatttcaagaatttttCCAAAGGTGTAATGGATTTTGGGGTGCTACCACAAGAAGCTAGGGGAGCTTTCCACGTTCCCACGGTTAATATCAAAACGGATAATTTTGCAATGACTTTGGAAAATGATCCCTTCGAAAATGAACTTTCATACATTTTAGAACTTGGAAAGGTAGAGCAGAATCTCAGAACCAAGAAATatcaattttttgaaaaGCAAGCAAAGGTTATCATGGATAACACGCTTGACCTGAAAATAGGGTTGCACTTTACTGATTCTCCTCTTTCTACCAACAATGTCGCAACCAATTCAAAGAAACAAGCAACTCCTATCAACTTGGACTCTGAAATATCTAGGTCGAACACAAATGATACTCACTTATTGTCAGATGAAGAGGCAAAGAAGAGAATCGAGGAAGCACTTTACATTCTTGAAAGAGAGCTCTCCACTTCATGGTAttacaagttcaaaaaattCCGGGCTACGAAGATCCAGAATTGGAGTAAGAGACTCGAAAGAGGATGGGGAGTTGAAAAGGTTAACGATAAGATCACCGATAAGTTTGATATCATGAACTACCTTCCAGGCCCCCTTCTAATGGGGTTGATATTTAAGAGCTTGGATTTGACTGTAAGCAAATCAACAATCCCAGATCTCGataagtttttgtttgagtACGGTAAGGGACAGCCAAAATTGGATTATTCGATTTTATTGCCTGTACATCTTTTGCTAAAGAGTGCAGCAGTGTTTGCGTTCTTAAAAGATTATTCGCTTCCGCTACTTTCGTTCCCAGCAAATGATGATTCTACCAAACCAGccttccaacttcaaggtaACATGGTAATAAATGAGAAGTTAGTTCACCGGAAGGAAGAGATGAGGCAGATTTGGGTGCCATTTTCCCCACCAATGGCCCCTAAGGTCAATGAGGATAGCTTTTACTTCGTCTCAGTCACCAGAACCTTGACACCTGTGAAGTTCATGGTTGACTTGAACTGTGATATTGACACCGAACGTGCGGCTATGATCAGTTGGTGTAAATCTTACCAAGGAGCACTTCTGGCTGCTATGTCGGCAGTCGATAACTTCACCAAACCCAAGATCGATGACAGTCCCTTAGGATGGTGGGATAAAACTGCCCTCACCTTGCACGGTCAAATGGTATTTAATATTCCCAACGAGTTGTGTTTCCATATGAAGTCTTCAACTAATCCCTACGAGATGACTGGTCGAAACGCtgggtttgtgttttgttggaagaataATGTTGTTCTCAAAATCGATGGTGTTCACTCCAGTAAAGAGCTCATCACATTGAATAGTGATGTGTTTCTTTTGGCAGTACCCAACTATTCCATGGCTGAGAAGCGGTCGTGGAGTTTATTCTATGATGAAGTTACCGAAGCGGTTCCAGATATCGAGTCAGAAAGTAAAAAGttccagaagaaagtgaTGAGCTTATCATCGGACGAAAGAGTGCAGTGGACTTTGGGGCTTCTTTTCGAGGGAAACCAAAACCATTCCTCCAATCTTAGTGATAAGGAAAAAAGAACCAATACTTTCATTCCACATTATGACGTGGTAGTGACAGGCCCCAATTTTGACTGGCATCCCGACTCTTATAAAGGGTACAGATCAGAGTATATTCATTTGGCGATTTCGGTCAAGTCAGTATCTAGAAAGGGAAACTCATCCAACAGAATCCATCTAACTCCTTTAACAATCAATTACTTTCTCTACTGGTGGCATACTATCACAGAAGCTATTTCACTTCCAATAAGACAAGGACCTTTGTTTGACGATCAACTAGATGAGACTGGCCAAGGCAACTCTAGTGCCAAGACCAGCACTCACCTATTCACAGTGAAATATCAGTTGATTTTTGAACCACTCACCGTCTCACATATGCTTATGCATTCATCGGGAGAGAAAGGCAATCAAGTTGCATTCTCTGGTATAAAAGGTAAAGTGGGAAGATGTATTTTAGATCTCCACCAGAGAAAGGAAGTCTTGACCTATGTTAATAACAAACTTGATATTAAGAACCAAATTTTgcacttgaagatgaaccAAGCAGAGATTATGTTCAAAGAGGCAGATGTGAGGATTGTCAATGCCATCTTCCCAGATCGGTCGATGCAATCTCAATTGGATCGGTACCTTTTTGGAACCAGTGACTCTTCTTCAGGAGACACCAGCAATGATAACAGTGCACAAAGTAGTGGTCAGTTCTTGAACTGGGTTTCAGGTTTGGATATCCAAGGAGAAGATTTCTCGTGGTTAGATCAGGAGGATTTCACTGAACTTGAAATAAGAGAAGTGTTATCTCCCTATCCAAAGGTCACCATTCTACCATTTTTCTTCACTCCTAATTTCACCTATGTTCGAGAGTTTTCGttacaagaagaaggtcCTTACCCATTCGGCAAGGAAGACTCTCACAATTGTGAGTTGGGCAACGAAACTCCTGCGGATACTCAAGGAAGACTTCTTTCCAATAGACTTGATGGTATCAGGTCTGAAATCGACATAAATGAAGAtcttttggccaatttaAAGGGAACAGAGCATCAAGGTGAAATTGATGCTGCAGTCGCAGATCAGATATTGACAATACAGAAAACAATTGATGAATACAAGGAGAAACAAGATCTCGTGGAATCATTATACGAAAGAATAACCGGAAAAATTGCTCCTGGAGAAGTCAGCCATGATGAGTCGTCTGCTTTGAGTGTTAGTAGGTACGACTCCAGGCAGTTATCTATTTATTCCAGCCACAAATCGTACGATGAAATGAAAGATGTTgaattgttgaacaagCAAGCTAGTGAATTCCATAACAGATTCATTATCCACAATTTGCAATTGAAGTGGGGCAATAAAGTAAGAGATTTGTTTATGGACTACATGCAATATGGAAGTGAAAAGAAATCTGAAGCCTATTTCATGAGTAAGAGAGCAGTGGATTTGGTCGAGAGTGTTATCAACACTGTTCCAGAAGCATTCAAGCCAACAAAAGAACAAGACGAATTTTGTACTGCCCGTTTGGAATGTGAAGATGTGATCAATGCATTTGACGATTACCTAGAGGATATTGACTCCGAAACCCAAGAAGCTGAgtacaagttcttggtgaagttggTTAGCCCACAGATTCAATTGATTAGTCAGAAGGATCCTGAATCTACTGCGTTGGTGGTGTccaaggatttggaattGAGAATCATGTCGGTGAACCTCAAAGGTGTGAACAAGCTTATCAATGCTGACAACGAAATCTCAGGTACAATTGAGACAAGATATGGAGGTTTATTCAATGAATTCTCTGTGTAtgttttcaacaagaaggaTGTGGTCATTTCCCATCCCAATGTGCCATATGGATATGTTGATTCGCAGTTGGCAGTTAGTTGGCCTCCTTGGGTTGAGTATGAAAATATTCATGAAGATTGTTGGATGGACAAGAATCTTGTTGCCGaaagaacttcaatggTGTTATCGTTCAAGAAACCCAACTATTTATACATTGACACCACATCTGTACCCGAGAAGAATGAGATTCAAGTTCATGTGGCCAAGTTTGTTTTGAAGGCTAATTCTCAACAGTATTCAACCATTTACTACATTATTACAGATTTATTGGTATCTGGAAAGAATGAAAAGAgtctgttgatgaataaATTGGATAAAGTTGTGTCTGTTTCcgatgacgatgacttTATTGGACTAGATGAACGAGTTAAAACATTACAGTCGACTATAAGAGAGTTCCACTCGATATTGTTAAAAATTGATGGAAAAAGCTTAAAGTTGAACGAATTAGAACTGGCCCAATTGCACCAACTAgagttggaacttgaaaaacGGAAGTTGGAGCTTTCCATGATCATGAGAGGATTGAAGCTAAGAAACGTCAAGAGTTCTAACAAGAGGGCTTCCAGAGCctggttgatttcaattgaccaaatcaTCTGGCATTTCTTAGACTCAAAGAATGCTCCTTTGATCGACTTGGCCCTTGCCAAAAGTTCTTTCAGTCGTTTAGATTCAGTTGACGGATCTAATAAGAATAAAGTTCAAGTGGGGATTATTCAAGGGTTTAATTTACAAGAAAGTGCTGTGTATCCTGAGTTATTATCGCCAATTAATAGCGGAAAATATCAGGATTCTGCCAATCCGCTTATCTTGATGACATGGAAAATGTTGAACCCTGTTGGAGGTATTCCCATAATGCAACAGGCCAAATTGAGTATTCaaccattgaagattcaGTTAGACTATACTACTGCCAAACTTCTATTTGAGTATGTCTTCCCCAAATCCGACagtccaacttcaaataaCACCCCTAGACCACGAAACCTGATTGTTAGACGACAGACTAGCAGTGATCTCAGTTCTTTTGATATGTCGATGGATAAGATTGAACGGCCAAAGAATATATTCAGGCACTTCAATAAGAAAGGCTCTCCAAGTCTGAGTACCGAAGATGATTCCTCTTCGATTAGTTCCCGCAGTCACTCGATTTCTACTCGATTCTCGTCTACAGAAGATTTGAGTTTGACAAACAACACGGATAATAAacccaccaccaaggaaCCAGGCAAGAAGAAAGACGCTGAAGAAGGCGACGACATCTCCTTGATTGTATCAAGATCTTCGAAATTTATCTCTATTGtcgatcttgaagttgaacagTTCAAACTTCACATCAGTTTCAAAGCACCAAAGCACCTCAACATTATAGATGTGcacaacttgatgttgaatATACCCAACATTCGATATCAAAACAAAACCTGGTCGGGTGAAGACTTCATTCTCCGACTCAGAAAGGATATCACTAGAATCATCTTACAACATACGGGTCAAATCATAGGAAACAAGTTTAAGATCAGAAAGAGGAAGCTTCTCAAAGAACCCTTGAAGCAAATATCCAACTATGCTTCATTCTTATCGGTCCAAGATTTGCAGAATAATGGAAACAACGCGGGTGATCGGCAAACCTCCACTCGTAACCCGCATattcatcaccaccgtcACCATTTGGCAGACCATTCTCAGGGTGAAGATAGTATGTCGCTGCAAGGGTCCACCTCACACCATGATGGAGGAATCTCATTCGAGAACCTTTTGCAAGAGATTAtagacgaagaagaagaaggcgaAGACGATGATACTACCAGTGACAGGAACGTCTCAACTAATTAa